A region of Nerophis lumbriciformis linkage group LG26, RoL_Nlum_v2.1, whole genome shotgun sequence DNA encodes the following proteins:
- the LOC133623986 gene encoding uncharacterized protein yields the protein MEQDEPKQPHIKEEEEEEPLTSYIKEEKQSEPSLALQRKRDHCQFDHIKEEEEEPHSPHIKEEEEEHSISQEGEPLEGLEEFPVIGVIVKSEDDEAKSESEVKREAEPPSSSSTEADRDHCGGSQADKLLAPLSDSEDTTSHSPDTDDEDSKDDMSHHTDNTHFTCSHCDKTFKRPRCLKTHERRHTLDVKPFSCSGCGKCFSRKNGLKEHMKVHTGEKHFSCPVCGECFVSSQNLKKHMRTHTGKKPFSCSECGKCFSRKNGLKQHMQIHTGEKPFSCSVCSKCFVSSQNLKRHKRLHTGENEDEDSMCHTDNTHLKCSQCDKHFKYHCHLKVHMRIHTGEKPFPCSICGQCFTRRQSLKKHIRLHTGEKPFTCSMCGKGLNQKSDLERHMRLHTGEKPFSCSICGKEFAVKHNLKTHMRTHTGEKPFSCPECGNGFAQKSYLKEHLRTHTGEKTFSCLECGRAFGRQIVLKEHMKIHTREKPFSCSSCGEDSVQRQTLKEHTSEKVLSCSVCGERFSSKYQCKKHKCAGENSSSK from the coding sequence ATGGAGCAGGATGAACCAAAGcaaccccacattaaagaggaagaggaggaggagccacttaCCTCTTACATTAAGGAGGAGAAGCAGTCAGAGCCCTCCCTCGCCTTACAGAGAAAGAGGGACCACTGCCAATTTGACCAcatcaaagaggaagaggaggagccacattccccccacattaaagaggaagaggaggaacacagcatcagccaGGAGGGAGAGCctcttgaaggactggaggagttTCCAGTGATTGGTGtcattgtgaagagtgaagatgatgaggccAAAAGTGAAAGTGAggtgaagagagaggcggagcctccaagcagcagctcaacagaaGCTGAtagagaccactgtggaggatcacaagcagacaagctcttagctccactatcagatagtgaggacacaacgtcacactctcctgacactgatgatgaagactctaaagatgatatgtcacatcacactgacaacacacacttcacatgttctcactgcGACAAAACCTTTAAACGCCCACGTTGTCTTAAAACACACGAGAGAAGACACACACTAGATGTAAAACCCTTTTCCTGCTCAGGGTGTGGAAAATGTTTTTCACGGAAAAATGGTTTGAAAGAACACATGAaagtacacactggagaaaaacattTTTCCTGCCCGGTATGCGGTGAATGTTTTGTGTCGAGTCAAAATCTgaaaaaacacatgagaacacacactggaaaaaaaccgttttcctgctcagaatgtggaaaATGTTTCTCCAGAAAAAATGGTttgaaacaacacatgcaaatccacactggagaaaaacctttttcctgctcggtATGCAGTAAATGTTTTGTGTCAAGTCAAAATTTGAAAAGACACAAAAgattacacactggagaaaatgaGGATGAAGACTCAatgtgtcacactgacaacacacacttgaaATGTTCTCAGTGCGACAAACATTTTAAGTACCATTgtcatttgaaagtacacatgagaatacacaccggagaaaaacctttccctTGTTCAATCTGTGGACAATGTTTTACACGAAGACAGTCTTTGAAAAAACACATAAGattacacaccggagaaaaaccgttTACCTGTTCAATGTGTGGAAAAGGTTTAAACCAAAAAAGTGATTTAGAAAGACACATGAGattacacaccggagaaaaacctttttcctgttcaatctgcggCAAAGAGTTCGCCGTAAAGCACaatttgaaaacacacatgagaacacacactggagaaaaacctttttcctgcccAGAATGTGGCAACGGTTTTGCGCAAAAATCTTATTTGAAAGAACACCTGaggacacacactggagaaaaaacgtTTTCCTGCTTAGAATGTGGTAGAGCTTTTGGACGACAAATTGTGCTGAAAGAACACATGAAAATACACActagagaaaaacctttttcttgttcaagcTGTGGTGAAGATTCTGTACAAAGACAAACTTTAAAAGAACACACAagtgagaaagtgttgagttgcagtgtgtgtggtgaaagattctcttctaagtaccagtgtaagaaacacaagtgtgctggtgagaacagcagcagcaaatga